In the genome of Daucus carota subsp. sativus chromosome 9, DH1 v3.0, whole genome shotgun sequence, the window AATATTTCCACTTCACCAAATCTTCCAAAAGCTTTCAGTTCCCTCACCAGAATGTTTCCTCCATGTCTGTCTGTATTTAAAATCCTTATATCTAGTATCCCGATACGATGAACAGAAGCAACAGGGAAATTGGATGTCCCATGATCACTGGCATCAAAGTCATGGGGAATAAATTGCTGACAGGATGCAATCTTGCTCACAATCTTTTTGCTTTTCAATATTTTTGCATCAACACTATTAGTATTGAAAATTGAGTGACTGATCTTGACCAATGCAGTGGGTGGTACATTGGCAAAGTGGTCATAATCAAGAATGTAAGCAGCCACTTCTCTAAATCCTGTTTCTCCAACCCTTACAGAATGCTTTAATCCTGGCTGTCCAAGCGCTTTTCCAACAAGGCCTTTTGGGTTATTAGGTGCAAAAGGCTCTTCATCTGTTGGCTTTACTATGGCTACATTTACACCGTTGTTGTTTCTGAAATAGTAGGCACCCCCAAGCCCACCACTAACAGGAAGTGGATCAACTCCAATCTTCATTCCTTCAATAATCTCCTCAACAAGCTGTTTTATTTTGGCAAGACTTTTACACTGACATAAGATCTCAATTGGACCACTCTGATCTCCCTGTTGAAAATCTTTTCCAGTGGGCGAGAGACAAGGAGATGACGAACTTCTGTGCATCCGTGAAAGAAGAAGAGGAGAATGGTTTTGAATGGCACTCAAGTCGTTCTTGAGTACCTTATCACCAAATATTAATGAGCTTCCCTCAACTGGAACATTAAGACAAATCTGCAACCTCCTCTTCACAGTATGAGCATTGTCATCACGATCCAAATCCATTGCCAATACACAGCCAGTGTCGGTCTGCACAAAAATACGCCTCCTTCCAGCAGGTTTGCATTTCTTCCTATTTTCTTCTACGGATACTCCATCAGCTAAGCTGCTAAAAACTGCCATTGACATTTGTATTTGATCTTTCGGCGGTGAACTTTGATGGCAATGGAAGAGGCCTTCTTCCTCTTTGAAGAGGGTGCTGACCTCCAAAGCAGATTGCAAAGGAAGCAGATAGTATGATCTACGATATGAATACAGAACTCCATCATCAGTTCATACAGAAACACATCACTACATTAGTAGATCAAAATATACCAAAACTGAAACACAACTGAATCAACTGAGGGCTGCAGTCTATATGTAAAAAAGAATTAATCAACATTGATCATCATAGGTGAAAGCCTTTTTACCGTCTAGCACAAATATACCAGACTTTAAGGCCGCGTTCACTTGGTAGGAACAGGATGATAAGAGAACTGAAGAAATTTGTACTCTAGCTATTTGGGTGAGGTTGAACTAGAAATCTAACTCACATGTTTTGAAGGGAATGCTCCATGTAATCTTCACTATTTTCTCCCACAATCTTCATCATTGAAAACCTAGACTCATTCATGCTCAGTCACTATTGTATCATACATTCTTCTTTCTCGTCTAAATTTGTTTACGATTTTTCACTTCATTCTCCCCCGGTCCAATTCCATTCAACCGAATGCATGCAATCTAAAGGTTTGGCCCTAAATACCACACGATACGCATTTGGAAGCTGCGTATCACTCCAAAAAGAAACATGCACGAATCTTTTGATAATTTATCTAGCGATCTGTATAAAATGTGTATCTCATAACACGCATTTAAAAGATGCGTATCTCTAAAATATGCACATTATATATGCTTATTTCATGTGACTAGTGGTATTTCGAGCCATGCTATCCAAAATTGTGGTAGATCGTGCCATCCTTTTCAAAATTGTGGTGTACTATTTGGTTAATGTGACTAGTAGTCGTTTGTAATCCAAGGATAATCTCTATAGTCACCCTGATATATTAATTAGTCAATGATATTTGTCAGTCAATTGATCTTCTCACCAGGTATTTCTTACACTTTCATTAAAGTCGAGTGTCGTCATTTTTAGGAAAAAGGAAAgacctatattttattatattcattagAGGATACTTTCAGCCAATAGAGTCAATATAGGTCAGCTAATAATCTCCCACACACGTATATGTGATGTTTACATTTTTCATTAAAGTCAAACATTGTCGTTTTTTGATATAATGAAGACCTATATTTGTTGCTCATTAGAGGATACTTAGACCAATAAACTAAATATTTGTCGGCCGGTAATCTTCGAAACATATATTTCTTATATTGTTTTTCATTTCTCACATATTTCTTATCTCATTAAAGTCATATGTTGtcgtttttcaaaaaaaaagaagatagaCCTAGGTTTATAGATTGCGGCGCCAAGGGAAACTGCTTAAGATCACGTGTAaataacataaaacacatatcaGACTCATAATGACAAATCAAAAAATAGCGGCGCCAAGGAAAATTGCTTAAGATCACGTGTAAATAATGGAAAACACATATCAGACTTATATATAATGACAAATCAGAGAATAAAGCTTGAGCTGGAGGAGAGATAGCCAGgctaaaaaattatatcttcCAAATTCAGGAGCTTTCAACTAAAATTCATCCATAAAACTAATTCACATATCTTCATTTGTACTGAATCTTAAAAAATCTATTCATCAGACCAGAAATTGACATGTTCACGAACAAAACCCCCAAAAATGACCCTAGAACATAACATAACTATATATCTATAATGTACACCACTAGAAAGCACATAACTTTTtacatacaaaaaaaatttaacatacaAGTGCAATGAGAACATGATCAAAATGATTCTAACACATATCTCTaagtcacacacacacaaaaacacataaTAAGTAAAATCAATACATTGATACTCAATCCAGCTCTAAAATACAAATCAGCACAAAATAATCAAACCAGActcaaaaaaattcatataactCACCAGAAGCGGAGTAgatcttgaaaataaaaaagatgaacTTTGTGAATGGTAAGAACACGAAATAACACAGCCAAGCCAATGGAATGGagcaaaaaacaaagaaaaagaggggGTGTAAGTAAGTAGTCACGGAACCCACACAGCTCATTGGGATTTTCTGTAactatatttgtacatatgttTTAATACCTGTACATGAGTTTACATATGCATTTTATAAGTGGACACATGATCGGGTGTCACATGAGGCTCGTGGCGCCGCATTGTGCatcataatttttgttttatattttttaaaataagttaaatattttgttaaagaaaataatatctTACAAGTAAGAACGTTTATATCAACTCAAACggttgttaaaataatataaaatatcaatgtTGTATAATTTCTTGATCtataaattattcatgcatGTATTTTAATAGTTCGaccaatattttaataataatatgatattattatatataaaatataatcttgaTGTGATAAGAGAATTTGAAATGTTACGGATCTTTTTGAaagttcgacaaatatatttatatgaagtGTTTTTTACGATCCCTGCAGCTTCGATGATCATAGCTAAAGTGAGTGATATATTGAATGCGATTgaggctaaaattatagacaataaaaatgtttaatcgaaattaatatttttctatataatatttataattttcaataagATTTTTAACTACAAATTTGTGTGAATGGAGATATTCTTTaacatcttttttatattcGAGATTTTACGAGATTTTGGTATGAAAATTCAGATTGTTGTAATGGATATTCTCTCTcatctattaaaatattgaatatgaaTGTATATCATGTGGGCTAAGAATAGGACCAAATTCTCACAAAAAGGTTAAAAGTACGTATACTGTGGGGCcaactttatttaattttcgAAAATCAAATGGCATCATCCAAAAAGAGGACAAGATATTGGGGCCGTTCGGCTGAACTTAAAATTAGTGCTTTAtgcttaaaatataaaagtgaactagaagtcagaagcaaattaagatttataGGTGATTAAACTGTctgggaaagaagtagaagtcgtgaaacaaaaTCAGTGCGGGTGTTTGGGTGGGGTTTTTAAGCCCCACTTCTAGAATTTAAGTTTGAAAACACTTAtccgtaccgtttgtgtaaaaagtcgagaaacacttataaaaaactaggattcctaacttttgtttcaggacttctacttttttttcaaacactttaatcacttataagtcttaactaacttctaacctCTACTTtactttttttactttaagcataaagcacttattttaagctaacccaaactgCCCCAGTAATCCTAACCTTTTTAAAGTACTTTTCGACTTTTTACACAGagagtacaaataagtgcttataacttattctgtcaaaaaaatgtggttctaacttataaacccagaagcTGGGTTTATAATCGGTTGCCAAACACCACCATATACTAATCGATCTACTTTCGAAAGATAAATGCAATTCGAAtgaaagatgttaaaaaaaataaaaattgatcaaaaatgAATGACATGATTGCAATCCTGAAACTCAGAATTAGCTTGGACGATCTGCTTTGATGCGTTTGTAGTTTTAAAGTGATAAAAGTATAAAATCTATTCAGATTTTGTATAAAATGAagattgatatattttaataaaacaaaaatacatatatcgTGTCTCGTCCGGGAGATAATGGAATTAGGATAAAAGGACTCTCAATTCTTTTTAATAGTCGCATGATTTTCTTTTGTGAGAAGCTATTCTTTAGTTTAATTTGTCCGAAGGGAATGAACAAAAAGTgcaaagatttatatatatattcatagacGCATAGTTCGAAACTTCGAATTGTATAACATATATAGCCAAGGATTTACTAAAACTTTCGAAATATAAATGCATGAATGGAGAGTATTTTTGTTACATAGTGTTTATACTTTTGTTTACAAAATCATTTacctaattttaaattaagagtTTTCGAATTTTGGAGATGCACCACTAAATACAAaccatatctatattataatgaaCCACAATTCGAAATACCTCAACTTTTTTATAGCCCATTCTATTTTGGCAGTTCGATCGCGAAAGTTATTCCTCCTGCATTTATATATAAACGCTGGTTTATCAAGAAGACACAAGAAAAGCactttgaattataatttaatttataatataattattgtatttgagtttgatttattttataatttgatcATCCCTTTAACATAGCTCGTGTCATGTATTTTTGTGTGATGATAAATTCTATACCGGGCTTGTTTAGAATTCGTTACCGGATCCAAAACTCATATCCATTTTGAAACGTGTCAGGCACTGTTCgtatatatttaatagaaatatattaataaaatttaattaagataatatttggggtatatatatatatatatatatatatatatatattatagagaagagagagagagaaaagttatttggagtccCATGATTattggagtccttggagtcccAATCCAGACCCTTCATTTACACTAGATCCGATGGCTGCTATTCTATTAGATGtttcttatttaatataaaattcaagttttattttatatacagaTAAGAGGCGCCTTAGTTTTCAGCCATCTATGTACGCGAGACACAAGGGTCAGTTACAACTACCGAGTACTTGCAAAGTGTCGCTAATAGAAGTACAATGTTCTGCCCTTACATGTATATCATCCTAGAGTTTTTTCCATTGTGTTCCTCAACAATTATATATGTTCATCTTCTCCACTTGCAGAATACTCAATAATAAACGTACTGTTTCCGTTGATCGCTCATGTTCTGCCCTTTATCCTGTACTTCTATCATGTTCGGCACTTTATCTTCTATCTGTGTGTCTTTTGTAATTTTCCGTCCATGTCAGTATTCGATGGCAAATGATCAGCTTATTTAGTGAACACGTGTGATTATCCTGCAGAACAAAAATACCTATTATCCTACAGAACATAAATACCTCTTAATTAGCACTTCTGTGCAGAACAATGAACTCTCTTGGAACACATACAAGTGCAATGAGAACATGATCAAAATGAATCTAACACATATCTCAAgtcacacacacaaaaacacataaTAAGTAAAATCAATACAATGATACTCAATCCAGCTCTAAAATACAAATCAGCACAAAATAATCAAACCAGactcaaaaaaaattcataaaactcACCAGAAGCTGAGTAGatcttgaaaataaaaagaTGAACTTTGTGAATGGTAAGAACACGAAATAACACAGCCAAGCCAATGGAATGGAGCAAAAAACAAGGAAAAAGAGGGGGTGCAAGTAAGTAGTCACGCAAACCACACAGCTCCTTGGGATTTTTTGTAactatatttgtacatatgttTTAATACCTGTACATGAGTTTACATATGCATTTTATAAGTGGACACAGGATCGGGTGTCACATGAGGCTCGCGGCGCCGCATTGtgcatcatattttttatttatttatattttttgaaataagttaaatatattgttaaagaaaataatatactaCAAGTAAGAACGTTTTATCAACTCAAACGgttgtttaaataatataaaatatcaattttgtaTAATTTCTCGATCcataaattattcatgcatGTATTTTAATAGTACGgcctatattttaataataatatgatataattatatataaaatataatcttgacGTGATAAGAGATTTTGAAAAGTTTCATATATTTGAgagttcgacaaatatatatatatatatatatatatatatatatatatatatgaattttttttacgtTCCCTGCAGCTCCGATGATCATAGCTACAGTGATATATTGAATGTGATTGAGGCTAAAATTATGGataataaaaatgtttaattgaaattaatatttttctatataatatttataattttcaataagATTTTTAACTACAAATTTGTGTGAATGGAGATATTCTTTaacatcttttttatattcGAGATTTTACGAGGTTTTggtattaaaattcaaattgtTGTAATGGATTCTCTCTCATCTATTAAAATGAATATGAATAGGACGAAATTCTCACAAAAAGTTTAAAAGTACGTATATTATGGGGCCAACTTTATTTCATTTTCGAAAATCAAATGGCATCAGGCGAAAAGaggaaaaaatatatactaatcTATTTTAGAATGATAAATGCAATTCGAATGGAAGatgttaaaacaaaaaattgatcaaaaatgAATGACATGATTGCTTCCTGAAACTCAGAATTAGCTTGGACGATGTTTGTAGTTTTGAAGTgataaaagtataaaatttaGTCAGAATTTGTATAAATGAAGATCGATATATTTTAACAGAACAGAAATACATATATCGTGTCTCGTCCCGGAGATAATAGATCGAATTAGGATAAAAGGACTCCAAATTCTTCTAAAAAGATTCGTAAAATGTTATATGATTTATGATGGAGTAaatcaaaacaaatcaaacaaaccCAGTATATTTAGAGCACGGTCTGGGGAGGGTTAAATGTATGCAGACCATGCTCCTACTCGTTTAGAGTAAGGAGACTGTTTCCGTGAGACCTTGGCTTAGTGCAAGACAAAGTTTTGTGTGATATATAAGTAGATAGTACCTTAGCCCATGATTTCTAACACATGTGACTCACCTCTATCGGCAATGCATCTGTCCATGAATCATCCGAGCCGACAACCGTTGCATCAAAGCATAACACCAAATCACCCAAAACCTCTTTGCCgctaattcatatatcaataaaTGATATGAGCCTTGTCCTAAAAGCATAACATCAGAACACTCAAAACCCCTGTAAGCTACTAGACCGagtctcaactactctaatacgCCGTCACCATTaatcattcttatctaatgtCATATCTCCCGTGAGATTTAGGGCTCCCAAGTCCAAACTCAATTGATCAGACCACGTCCGACTTCTCTTTCTCTTGCCCCGAACCGATATGCGTTCAACCCAACTGTCTTACCTTTACCCATCATGCCTAAGGCTGCGCGTCCACAGTTTTATCTTGACTGGCACCAGCATCATCGTCAGGAACATGAACAATCTCTTGGTTAAATATAATCTTCCTTCCATGGACTGCATTAAATAACTCAGAAAAATAACTACCCCATCTCGTTGTAATATCCCCAGCATGAAGTAAAACACGATCATCCTCATCTTTAATATATCAAACTGAACAAATATCATCTTGACGTCTCTTGGTACGTGCCTTTGCAAGTTTATAATGGAGtatctttttcaaataaatgacagctaatattgattttcttttgtGAGAAGCTATtctttagtttaatttgtaagaaGGGAATGAACAAAAGTGCAAAGATTTATATCCATAGACGCATAGTTCGAAACTTCGAATTGTTTAACATAACCAAGGATTTACTaaatttttcgaaaaacaaATGCATAATTGGAGAGTATTTTTGTTACATAgtctttatattttgtttacaatatcatttatctaattttagttaagagttttaaaattttggagATGCACTACTAAATACAAactatatctatactataatgaacataatttaatttatgatataattattgtatttgagtttgattttcttataatttgatCATCCCTTTAACATAGCTCATGTATTTTTATGTGTTTGATGATGAAATCTATACCGTACTTGTTTAGAATTTGTTACCTGATCCAAACTCATATTCATTTTGAAACGCGTCGTGTACTGTTCGTATATaggtaataaaaatatattaacaaaatttaatcaagatatatttataaattttacacacacacatatgtgtgtgtctagaagaaagttctatggagactatATTTTTTTGAGATTTGAGAGACTTAATCACAACCATCCATTTCTTACACAACCAAGGGCTGCATATATTTGTCGTGCACACTCGTTTTCTCTCCCAATCCTATCCAAcacttctaaatcggtgaaGAACCAGTACTTTTAAATCTtgtataacataaaataataattccataatattggtgtttaatcaccgaaatcctaacaaataaaaataataattgcatacaaaacatatatgtagttggacattgctatgattggcactgaactcattgtcattgtcctgcaacgaattgaatttattgcaagacaaaataacacttaaatatatcacaaatatacaggacaaattattaatattacattactagaaacgctggacaagaatagtgtaattataaagatagtaattaaaactaaaacaagataTGGAggataagaatattaataatacattactagaaatgcaagataagaatagtgtaaattattaatattacattactagagatgcaggacaagaaatgcaagacaaagaatatttaatcacgTTCATTAATTGCCAGATTATTTAAACGGTAGATCTTGTTGTCTCTAAGGACTTCAAAATTTTTGGTCTTCATTTAGCccacctctatatatatatatatatatatatatatatatgtatatttgggCTACTTAAAAATCCACTTTCTTTAGCGTCCCCGGAGTCCTATCTACTACCATTGGATCGATCTAGAAATGAATCATGCGgctattaaaagaaattaaattattttattaaaaaaacgtAAAAAACATCCGTTATTTCTCATACTACTAGTTCTATTATCTCGCACATTAACAACGTCAGttatcatttgaaataaaaacacataattcGTGAAATTTTGCTTTTTAAGTCGAAGATAGAGTCAAAGATTTATCTTGTTCTGCATAGAAGGGAGTGGTGACATTGGGCTTCTACGGTTACCGAGGAAATTGGGAGAATCCACCATCGAGAGCTTGATCAGAGTTAATGAGAGTGAAGGTAAATCGCATGATTTTgttttgcataatttcttgcAATTCATGACCTAAGTTTTTGGTGTACTTTATCTTGCGTGTAAATTGTATCTCATCTTGCATGTTTTGTATATATTAAGTGGGGATTGTTGTCACACCAAATTGTACTTGAGAATGTATGACTGATTGGCTAAAGAGTGTGTTTTTATCATTGATTTTGAATGCACCGTGTGGTTTCGTTGTTTCATGGATATGGGTATTATAAGACATCCATTAAATAGTTGgtcataaaacattaaaaaaagtaaaatttgtgATGATAAGACACTGATAAGACACATCCTTCTATTTACTTCTGCAGATGGTAGAATTAAGAATTATACTTGAAGTGTTCATTAAAACACTTGTCACAAGTAGTTTCCTTATAACTGGAGGAAcaatgtatatttatttgagaGCAGCTGTGTGGAAGCACGTCAAAGGACGGGATGCTTGGAGCATTTCTCTGGTAAGCGGGGAAGGTTTGGTTCGCTGAGGAAGCATGCCAAAGGTTTATTTGAGGTCATGGCATTTTTAATCCATTTATCGATGTGTTTAGGGTTCTTTTTTAAAGATTTGATACTGAACTTTTATCAGCTGGAACGCTCCTGATGAAACCTATTGTCACCCATGTAAATACAAAGCTCTTATTGCTGTCCGACTGTTGTCTTGCTCTTCCACTCTGATTAAATTCATACGAGAAAGGCCTTTGAATTGTAGAAATGTGTACTTTcttaggttcattttcagttatgATATATACCCTGCTGCTATTTCTTTCAAGAATTGCCAATGAAAACATAAATTGTAGTATTGTTTATACCGAAAGTGTACTCGAAACCTGATTGATATCTATCTACAAACAGTAGTTAAACCCGTTGCAGAGGTCTAAACATATATAAGACAGTAAGACACCCAGTACAATGGATGATCCATAGATAAATTAAGATGCATATCTAATTGTCATATCATGGAGTATAAAATACGTTTGGCCGCACAATATTCATCGACTTCATTAGTATAATATTGTATGTTCTGTACATAAGTCTGCTGGGTCAAAGCTCTCGTACTAATGGTATTGGTTTTGGCTTGAGACTTgggttgacaccaacttgtagttttggGAAGCCTCCTACATCACACAACTTACAGCCCCACAATCCATCAATCCCAGTATGAATCTTCGATTCTGATGCCACTTGTTGAACCGCGCACTACCAATAAAGTTCACATTAGTATAATATTGTCCGCTCTGACCGTGATCAAGTCTGCACGGATTTGTTTTGGACTTCTCCacccaaaaggcctcatacttaAGACTGTCAAAAAGACTCGAAAAATtcgatatccgtccgaaaaattTGCATTTGTACGGCAGAAAAAAGGATATTATCCGTTTTCGAAATAACACGAATattatccaaatccaaattcgtGATATTCGAATCACctaaatacatatatgatattatatctatatatgatatgtaaattatataatgtataattatatataattaaaatttagtcTATTAGTTtgtagtgtgtgtatatgcattaaataatatatttatacaaattttatataattgtacaaatactttgtgtgtatatatatatatatatatatatatatatatatcatatgagCTTGGTCGAAAACAAATTATCCTAAAATCATTGTCAATACGGTAAGGCCATAAAAAATCCAACATCGGTCCGAAATATCCGCATTTATATTCGAGaaaaaagcggatattatccgaatgcgaagtaaaacaaatattatccaTATTTGAATTCGACAATTGTGGATCGgtatccgaattatccgtttgGCAGGTTACTCATACTGAAGGAGTTGTTTTGGGctacttatatttaatatttaagataaatttttttaccTTTGCGACGTAGAATTTGGGTTGATACCCACTCTAAATCAAAATACTTACAAAATATACGCATAAGATATCCTCCAACAAACAATATGCAAACGACTCAAGGACTGATGAGATCCATTCGAGCACATGAACAATATAGCTTAATGTTCAGCAAAAGGATCTACTTCCTGCCTAAATGTTGTCCCTAAAATGCTTAGcaccactacaagaaaacaggtcaaaaccgatcgcacaaaaccgaccgccacaaataaaaccgaccgacggtcGCGTGATCGGTTTTAACCCGTCGAAATCACAAAACGACGTCGACCTGCGTGACGTGGCAacaaataaaaccgaccgtcgtCAACGGTCGGTTATATGTATGACATGGCACTGCTATAACCGACCGTTCCCtgtggtcggttttgtgttccgcggaaaaataattaaaaatcaatttaaataaaaatatctgtgCATCAGCCCcttaaaacgacgtcgttttctTTGTTTGGTACTAAAACCGACAGattggtcggtcggttttatcctGCAGCTTTTATATCACTTTTTAGCTAGTAGTGAGCTCCCATtcacttgaaataaaaatcaaaggagaAGAAAGGAGCTAAAGTGGGGAAGAATTATTGCTTGCAAACATTTCAAGTAagtgattttcatttctttgcattaaatgtgtgtgtggtgggtgtgttaaatgtgtttgttatattaaatgtgtgtgtgtgtgtattgaatgcttgtattgaatgtatgaaattcatgtgaaattatttgttaaatgtatgtgttattacatttgtgtattgaatgtatgtgtgtattgaatgtatgtgtgtattgaatgtatgtgttattaaatgtatgtgtgtgttaaatgtatgtgtgtgttaaatgtgtgttaaatgtgtgtgtagatgacaaacttggatcgaagttggattagTAATCAAGTGCAAACTGATAAAATTTCGTTAACTCCGGAATATAGGAATGATgtagaaacttttttaaaatttgcaagtgAAAATGGAATGGGAGAAGATGGTACAATGAAGTGTCCTTGTAAACGTTGTAGGAATTTGAATTAGTTAAGTATCGATGATGTTAGATTCCAATTACTTGCTAAGGGGATGCTTGAGGGTTATACCG includes:
- the LOC135149724 gene encoding phosphatidylinositol 4-kinase gamma 7-like, whose product is MSMAVFSSLADGVSVEENRKKCKPAGRRRIFVQTDTGCVLAMDLDRDDNAHTVKRRLQICLNVPVEGSSLIFGDKVLKNDLSAIQNHSPLLLSRMHRSSSSPCLSPTGKDFQQGDQSGPIEILCQCKSLAKIKQLVEEIIEGMKIGVDPLPVSGGLGGAYYFRNNNGVNVAIVKPTDEEPFAPNNPKGLVGKALGQPGLKHSVRVGETGFREVAAYILDYDHFANVPPTALVKISHSIFNTNSVDAKILKSKKIVSKIASCQQFIPHDFDASDHGTSNFPVASVHRIGILDIRILNTDRHGGNILVRELKAFGRFGEVEIFPIDHGLCLPENLEDPYFEWIHWPQASIPFSKEELEYIEKLDPYKDSEMLRRQLPMIREACLRVLILCTTFLKKASTFGLCLSEIGEMMTREFHTGVEEPSELEFVCLKAKRLISEMEALSPKDDAEENDVFQFDMDCKELSQDSSTNSCMIQPPLQSGFGDSIEEEEEEEIKGKRQGERMAAKMPNVSKLSMSLENTALYEKPKYLKSSGHKTAGEQLASSVTFVEFSDMNDEKWALFLDKFQELLYPTFSQRKSVTLAQKQNQRLGTSCQF